Part of the Deinococcus misasensis DSM 22328 genome, TGCTGCTTATGGCCTGAGCCACCAGCGAAGCTGGAGTTGGACTTTGGCTCTGGTGCTCTTGGTGGTCAGTGTGGTGGGTTGGAGCGCTGGGGGTATCACCATTCTGGTTGCAGCCATTGGCATTTACGGTTTGCTGGGAACCCAGAGCCGCGCTTACCTCTCCATGCCTGTGGAAGAAGAGGCCCCTCTGGTGCAACGTCCTCGGACCATCCGGTTGGACTGAGACCAGAGCCTCTCCCCTGCTTTGCAGCCCGTCAAAGGGATTCAAAAACCCAGAATCGGTATTTGTCGCACTCAAAATGAGGTGGGATTTCCACAGGATGGGCATTCCAGAGGGTTTCCAGAATCCAGGTGTTGCGGGCATCCACGCTTCGGAGAATCAAGCCCGAGTCACACTCTGGGTACTGGATGTAAGTGCGACGCATGTCCTGAAGGGCTTCGGTCAAGTCTTGATGGCTGTGGAACTCCTGATAAAGCACAAATTTCACAGGCTCCTCCAGAGGTACCAGCACGCATGGCTGCGGTAAGGGCTCCATTTGGTGGTGACTTCTTGCAGGTCTGAATCGCCGTAAAGGTTGGCAAAAGCCCGTTTCAAAGCACCATCTCCAGGCGAGTAAATGTCTTCACGGCCCAGACCAAACATCAAAAACATTTCAACGGTCCAGCGGCCAATGCCCCAGACAGGAAGCAGTTGGTTCATGATCTCTTCGTCGGTTTGTTGATGCAGGGTCTCAAAGTTGACTGTGCCTTGCAAGGACACATCACTGAGGGCATGCAGGGTTCGCACTTTGGCATTGGAAAGCCCACACCCGCGCAAGGCTTCATGGGTGTGGGCACGCAGTTGCTCTGGAAGCAAACCTCCCGTCAGGGCCACCACACGTTTCTCGATGGCATCTGCGGCCTTGCCAGAGAGTTGCTGTCCGATCACCGAACTGGCCAGCACTGTGAAAGGATGTCCATGGCTGGACCTCAGCACCTCTGGTGGGGGCCCCACCTGTTCAATCACATGGGCCAGAATGGGATCTCTGGACAGATGTTCCATGATGGTTTTTGTTTTGGACATAATTCAAGTATAAGGGATCTGCAACGGCACCGTTTGGTCTGAAGGTCCACATCAAAGAAAAAGCCTGCCCGAAGGCAGGCTTGAGAAGGCAAACGCACTTACTTGCCAAAAGGCATTCTGGGCATGCCCTTGGCACCTTTGGCACCTTTGCCCATTCCCATGCGCTGCATGACCTTCATCATGTCCTTCATCTGGTCATGCATTTTGAGCAGGCGGTTGACTTCCTGCACCGTGCGACCCGAACCCGCAGCGATCCGTTTGCGACGTTGACCATTGATGATTTTGGGGTCACGACGTTCACGCAAGGTCATGGACTGGATGATGGCCTCAATTTGCTTGAGTTGTTTTTCATCCACGTTGAAGCCCTCTGGGAGCATTTTGCTCATGCCGGGAATCAGTTTCATGATGTCGCCCAGAGGACCCATTTTGCGCAGGTTTTTCATTTGCAAAAGCAGGTCTTCCAAATCAAAATCGGTGATCTTCTTGTTGGGATCCATGGCAGCCAGTTCTGCCTGTTGTGCACGCTCAATGAGGGTGAGCACATCGCCCATCCCCAGGATTCGGCTGGCCACACGGTCCGGGTAGAAAGGCTCCAGACCACTGATCTTCTCACTGACCCCAGCAAAGTAAATGGGTTTTCCAGTCACGGAACGGGCAGAGAGGGCTGCACCCCCACGGGCATCGCCGTCCATCTTGGTGATGATCAGGCCCGAGAGGCTCACCCGTTTGTCGAAGGTCTCTGCGACGTTCAGGGCTTCCTGACCGGTCATGGCATCCACCACCAGTAGGGTTTCGGTGGGGTTCAGGGCGGTTTTCAGATCGGCAAGCTGATCCATCAGGGCTTCATCGATTTGCAAGCGGCCTGCGGTGTCCACAATCACCAGATCGCGGAAGTCTTTTTGAAGGTGTTCTTTGAGGCGTTGACGGGTGACCTCTGGGGGCTCGTTGTCCTGAACCTCCAAGACAGGCACACCCACCTGATTCCCAAGCACCTTGAGCTGTTCGCGGGCAGCAGGACGCTGGGTG contains:
- the ffh gene encoding signal recognition particle protein is translated as MFESLGKKLQDILDNVRQQGRLTEPQVKAAMREIRMALLEADVNFNVAKDFVARVSEKAVGQDVLTSLNAGQQVVKIVHDELIETLGGKAQQPELKTESNVWFMVGLQGAGKTTSTGKLAAYYKGKGRRVLLVAADTQRPAAREQLKVLGNQVGVPVLEVQDNEPPEVTRQRLKEHLQKDFRDLVIVDTAGRLQIDEALMDQLADLKTALNPTETLLVVDAMTGQEALNVAETFDKRVSLSGLIITKMDGDARGGAALSARSVTGKPIYFAGVSEKISGLEPFYPDRVASRILGMGDVLTLIERAQQAELAAMDPNKKITDFDLEDLLLQMKNLRKMGPLGDIMKLIPGMSKMLPEGFNVDEKQLKQIEAIIQSMTLRERRDPKIINGQRRKRIAAGSGRTVQEVNRLLKMHDQMKDMMKVMQRMGMGKGAKGAKGMPRMPFGK
- a CDS encoding DNA-3-methyladenine glycosylase family protein, yielding MSKTKTIMEHLSRDPILAHVIEQVGPPPEVLRSSHGHPFTVLASSVIGQQLSGKAADAIEKRVVALTGGLLPEQLRAHTHEALRGCGLSNAKVRTLHALSDVSLQGTVNFETLHQQTDEEIMNQLLPVWGIGRWTVEMFLMFGLGREDIYSPGDGALKRAFANLYGDSDLQEVTTKWSPYRSHACWYLWRSL